GATCAAAAGGGAAGTAAGAAAATAATCTCCATCTTGTTGTTGTTTAAGTTCTTCTACAGTGCGTAATGTTTCTCTGAGCTCAGAGGTTTTTTCTTCCACCAAAGATTGTAGATGTTCTCTTATCCTTCCTATCTCTCCCGTGGCCTTCGCAAAATCTTTCGCAAAACCTAAAAATTCTCGATCAATCGAAACTAAAGGAAGTTTTCCGGGGCCTCCGGCAGCAAGATCATTCGCAGATTTTCCAATCTGCTCCAAAGTGGTAGAGATAGATTGGAAATACAGAATGATCAGTGTGGTGGCCGCAAAAAAAGTTAATCCGATAAAGAATGCTATTTCTAAATAAGAATCTGGTCTTAAGCCTACGTAGACCGCTAAGATTGTAAGAGATAATAATACTAAAGAAAGTAAGAATCCGAATTTTCCTTTAAGACCTAAGAATCCGGACGGGAAATTAGAGGAATAAGATCTACTTAGCAGAACTTTCTTTAGCATAACCCTTTTGGGACCGGTTATATAGTCAGTGATTATATAACTAAATCCACAATATACAAAAACCGCAGCGAGCCATCCTAAGAATATATACAAAAGTTCTTTTAAATTATAATCAAATAGCAAATAGGGAATAACACAGGAGAGAAGGACAAAACTTCCATAGCAGAATGCCGATATCATGTTGTGCAAAGGAAGGCGTATCAGATCAGATAAAATTACATCCAGCTCTTCTGAGGAGTTCCTGCGTATAGAATGAGTTGGATTTAGTGTTTTGTTGATTCTTGTAATATGTGCTTCAATTCCTGAAATGCCTATTGGAGCAAGCAATCCATATTGGACACTATGCAATATAGTAACAAGTAGAGTAGCGAATACAAAACAAAGAACGATTAAATAATGGGTTTGAAGAGAAAACATCGGAATGGTAGCGGATCCGAAAAAAAACGCGTAAACCGCTCCAAACCAACCACCTGCTAAAGAGAATGCTACGATGGAAAAGGTATAGGAAATCTTTTTATGAATCGTCTCGAAAAGGCGATAAAAATATCTCTGAGTCATCTTGATTATCCTGGAATGTTCCGGATCTTTATGGAATACAGAAGAATAAGACGTAATGATCCTTCTGAACATATTTTGTAATGAAAGAAATTTTTTCCTACCACTCTTTATCTAAAGCAGAATAATTTATAGAAAGATGTGGTTATCGTAAATGGTATTACGTCGATAAAAATTGAATGGATTTTAATTTGTGAACAAATGTTTACTTTGATATTGGAAAAAGTAATTTTGCTTTCCAAATAGTCTGATCAAAATAATTTCTCCAAGATATAAATAGGAAGGGAAGATGGATATTAAAGGAAAACGTATCGTGATCACCGGAGCTGCCTCAGGGATCGGCAAAGAAACTCTACTCAAACTTCTCCAATTTGAAGGTGTTAGCATTTTAGCGGTGGATCTGGATCCTTCTAGATTAGAAGTTTCGGACGATAGAGTTAAAAAATTTAAATGTGATGTTTCCTCTTCCGAGAACGTAGATAAAATTTTCAAAGAAGCTAAAAAGGTTTTAGGTGGTATTGATATCTTTTATGCAAATGCAGGTTTTGCGTACTATGAAGAGATCAAAAAGCCAGATTGGAAACGTATCGAAAAAATTTTCCAGACAAATGTTTTCTCTGCTATCTATGGCCTACAGAAAGTCCAGGCAGAATATTCGAATCCTGTCTATTATATCATCACTGCTTCTGCTATGAGCTTTCTTTCGATTCCAGGTTATGCCTTGTATTCCGCAACCAAAGCAGCAGTACATTCCTTTGCAGAAGCATTTCAATTCGAATTGAAAAAACCTCATAGACTTATGATCGTTTATCCAATTGCTACTCGAACAAATTTTTTTGATGCTGCTGGTAAGAAGGTTCCGGTACCTTTTCCTTCTCAAACGCCTAAACAAGTTGCCTCGGCGGTTGTATCCGGGATTCGCTGGAATAAAAAGAAAGTATTACCTTCTAAAATATTTACTTTGATGATGTTCCTGGATAGATTTCTTATCTACCCACTGCGAATTTATCAGATCATCGAAAATTGGAAACGTAAAAGAGCCCTAAACTAAGGCAGGGCTCTTTTTATTCTCGATACGGATTTTATTATATTCTAATAAAGCTGAGCTATCCAGATTATAAGAGTGAATCAGAGCAGCTCTTTCTTTTTTGGAATCTCCATCTAACTTTTTCAGACCTCTTTCTAAAACCAGTCCAATGATGACTCTGGTTGCAGATTCTACTAATTCGAATGCAACTTCGTCTTTGGATGTTCCATTTTCTAAAGAGGTGTAAATAGAATGAGAATCTTCTAATTTTTGGCGATTTTCTGTAAGCTCTCTAGAAGGGGAGAAGCTGGACATTTCTTCATCCAAATATTGTCTTAAGATCCCTTTGGTTCCGAGTCCAGTGACTATTCCTCCGATCGCAGCTACAACCTGTAATTGTGTGGTTCCTTCATAGATGTTTGTGATCCTTACATCTCTATAGATCCTGGAAATATCATAATCGTAAGTGTATCCTGCTCCTCCGTGAATTTGGAGTGCGTCGAATGCGATCTTATTTGCCTGTTCTGTAATATAATATTTAGATAATGGAGTGAATAGGTTGGCAAGTTTTTCCCATTTTTTGATATTTTCGTCCTTTTTGATCTCTCTTTCATCTACACCGGACTCTTTCATCTTTTCAGATTTCCAATGATATAGGTCAATAGATCTGGAGGCTTCTTGTAAAATGGAACGCATTGCTAAGATCTCTCTATCCATAAGATCCAACATTTTTTTCACTGCTGGGATATTCCTGATCTTCTTGCCGAATTGTTCTCGTTCATCTGCATATTTTTTGGCTTCATAATAAGCTGCGGCTCCAATTCCCATTGCCTGTCCAGCGATAGAAAGTCTTGCGCCGTTCATCATTGCCATTGAATATTTTACGAGTCCGTAACCTTCTTCTCCGATTAATATACCGGGAGAGTTTTCATAAACTACCTCGCAGGTTGGAGAACAATGTAGTCCCATTTTTTTCTCTATTCCTGCGATCTCCACATCTTCACTTTTAACGATAAAGAAGGAGAGTCCTCTTGCACCACTTGTTGGGCTTCCTGTTCTAGCTAATGTAAGAATGATAGAAGGTTTATCATCGAATCCGCAAGCATGCGTGATAAATCTTTTGGCTCCGGTGATTCTCCAGATTCCATCTTCTCCTTTGATAGCTTTTGTTTGTAAGTTAGGAAGGTCTGATCCGTAATTCGGTTCCGTGAGTGCCATTGCCCCGCATAACTCTCCGGCAGCCATTTTAGGTACGTAAGTTTCTACCATTTCTTCTGTACCGAATCTTTCTATGGTTTCTGCAAGGTTCATACATCCTAAAGCAATCGCAACCGATCCGTCTGCTCTGGAGAATATTTCCATAAGCATTGCTTGAACTGTGCAAGGTAAACCTAAACCACCATGTTTACGTCCGATAGAATAGGGAAGGATTCCTGCTTCCTTGACTTGGTTGACAGCGTCTATCATTTCCTTAGGAAATGTTACTTTACCTTTTTTGTATATTAAACCTTCTGCATCCATTTTTTGGACGAAAGGAGCTATTTCCTTTCCTGCGATCTCGCCCGCAGATTCTAAAACGGATCTATAAAATTCGATGGCTTCTTCTTTGCTTCCGGGTGCTAATGCGAATTCTTCTTTTCCGGTTTTTTCGTATTCTTTCTTGTCTGAAAATCCTTGTTCGAATGCTTCTACCACTTCTTCCCAGTCTATTAAGGATTCAAAATATTGCTTTAAGTCTTCATTCTCTAAGAAATAATTATTTTCGAGCATGTGGATATTCTCCGAATAAAAATGAACTTTTGTTCAATGTGATTAAGTTTCTTAAGGAAGCCTTAATTTATGATTTTTATCTGGAAAGGGAAAAATATGAAGATTGCTATCTTTTTTAAAAATGGAAAGGTAATAAAAAAGCCGCCGGTTTGACCCGACGGCTTTCGGCTTTAAGCAAAGCAGGAAAAAGAAGGATTACTTCTTGTCTCCAGCGATTGCAGCTTTCAATTTTTCTTCTGCATCAACAGCCAATTTTTGCAATTCAGCTGGGTTTGCGTGAAGAATAGGAGAAAGACCTGGAACACCTGGAGGGCCAAGTACTCCAACAGTAGCTACGAAAGAACCTTTAACTTCGCCTACTTTGTAAGTAGTGAAGGTAATTCTGTATAAACCGCGAACTAAAAGTTTTTTAGTGTCGATGTTTTTAAGTTCATCTAAGCTTTTTGGAATATTAGGAATTTGGATACGTAGTAAAGAGTTGTACTTGTTGTGACGCTCTTCAGTGTAAGTATCGTCTCCATCATCATTGTCGCCAAGATTTTGAAGTGCTTTTCCTTTAGCTGCTCCTTCGATTTGGTTCGGCATAATAGCTGCTAAGCGCTCTACGCGAATCCAAGTATCGAACCAGTTCGGCATGCTTTTTTCTTCAGGAGTTGCAGCTTTGAAAGCCTCACTCACGAAGTCGTCGCTAGATGGCTCACCAATTTCTCCGGTAGGGGAAATTAGACGAACTCCTAATTCAACGATAGCTGCTGGAACCCAAATATAAAGGAAATATGATTTCTTTCCGTTTACTACTGCGTCAGCGGCTTGTCCTGGTTTGATGTATCCCCAATAGTTCACAGTTTCAGAATAAGGTGCGAAAAGCTTCTTAACTCCTACTCCTGGAATGTCTTGTTCACCGACCGAGAAATTACTTTTTAGGCCGGGAAGTCCACCGATACATGCAGCAAAGCTGACCATTATAGCGGCGGAGATTATTAGGATCGAAGATTTTTTCATTCGAGAGATCTCCTTGGTATGGATTGCTCAAGATAGAGAAGAGTTTCCTTTTTGTAAATCTAATTAATAAATTTTTGTTTCCTACCCTTCTTTTGCGGTGCAAAATTTTTACAAAGTGGTAATTTTACGTCTCACCTGGATCATATAACAAGTTCCATTTGGTAAGTAAAAAAATTTCCAGGTCTCTTAACAGAAACGTTTTGAATGAGGGAATGATGGATAGGTGGTTAGTTTAGTTTTTGAAAAGCCAGGACCAAAACCATTCCCAAAGATCCAATAACCAGGCAAACAATCTACCAAGGATCCCAGTATGGGAATATCTTCTTAATAGCTTTTGAGCCCTTTCTTGTTCTTCTGGGGTAAACGGTAGCCGTACATTGTTTTCTTCGGCTTCGATCAAAACTCTTTCTTTTTTACTTCGTACATCTACGATTCGAACATCAACATATTCCCAGCCCAGAAGTTTTACACATTCCAGGCGTCTTTCGCCAGAGACTAATTTATTGTCCAGGTCGATAATGATCGGATGCAAAAGCCCTAAGTTTTGAATGGAAGATTTGAGACCATGTAAGTCACCTAAATCTTTACGAATGCGGTTCTTTACCTTAATATCGGAGACCCGAATTTTCATCTAAGAAATGCTTTTTTCACCGTATAAATCCTACAAACCAATTTCACAAGTTTTGACTAAATTTCCTAAAGAACCCTTCTGGGATTGGAAAAGGTTGGGTCGGATTCACTTGACAGTGACGACTTGCATAGGTTTATAGTTTTAGGCGGGGAAGATTCTCCCCTTCGAATTAATTTTAACAGGAATTACAATCGAATGTCCCTTCAAGACTTCATCTTTACCTCGGAATCCGTATCGGAAGGACACCCGGACAAGGTTTGTGACCAAATATCCGACGCAATTCTGGACGCTTATTTAGCTCAGGATCCAAAATCCAGGGTAGCCTGCGAAACTTTAGTAACTACTAACCTCGTGGTAGTTGCCGGAGAAGTAACTAGCAAGGGAAAAATCGACGCAGTTGAGATCGCAAGAAACGTAATCAAGGATATCGGATACAACGATGTTTCCTTAGGTTTTGACGCTGAGTTCGCTGTAGTTTCTTCTCATATTCATGCTCAAAGTCCTGATATTTCTCAAGGTGTTACTGAGGGAGAAGG
The genomic region above belongs to Leptospira saintgironsiae and contains:
- the lipL32 gene encoding major surface lipoprotein LipL32, producing the protein MKKSSILIISAAIMVSFAACIGGLPGLKSNFSVGEQDIPGVGVKKLFAPYSETVNYWGYIKPGQAADAVVNGKKSYFLYIWVPAAIVELGVRLISPTGEIGEPSSDDFVSEAFKAATPEEKSMPNWFDTWIRVERLAAIMPNQIEGAAKGKALQNLGDNDDGDDTYTEERHNKYNSLLRIQIPNIPKSLDELKNIDTKKLLVRGLYRITFTTYKVGEVKGSFVATVGVLGPPGVPGLSPILHANPAELQKLAVDAEEKLKAAIAGDKK
- a CDS encoding SDR family NAD(P)-dependent oxidoreductase, with the translated sequence MDIKGKRIVITGAASGIGKETLLKLLQFEGVSILAVDLDPSRLEVSDDRVKKFKCDVSSSENVDKIFKEAKKVLGGIDIFYANAGFAYYEEIKKPDWKRIEKIFQTNVFSAIYGLQKVQAEYSNPVYYIITASAMSFLSIPGYALYSATKAAVHSFAEAFQFELKKPHRLMIVYPIATRTNFFDAAGKKVPVPFPSQTPKQVASAVVSGIRWNKKKVLPSKIFTLMMFLDRFLIYPLRIYQIIENWKRKRALN
- a CDS encoding ParB N-terminal domain-containing protein, which translates into the protein MKIRVSDIKVKNRIRKDLGDLHGLKSSIQNLGLLHPIIIDLDNKLVSGERRLECVKLLGWEYVDVRIVDVRSKKERVLIEAEENNVRLPFTPEEQERAQKLLRRYSHTGILGRLFAWLLDLWEWFWSWLFKN
- a CDS encoding acyl-CoA dehydrogenase family protein gives rise to the protein MLENNYFLENEDLKQYFESLIDWEEVVEAFEQGFSDKKEYEKTGKEEFALAPGSKEEAIEFYRSVLESAGEIAGKEIAPFVQKMDAEGLIYKKGKVTFPKEMIDAVNQVKEAGILPYSIGRKHGGLGLPCTVQAMLMEIFSRADGSVAIALGCMNLAETIERFGTEEMVETYVPKMAAGELCGAMALTEPNYGSDLPNLQTKAIKGEDGIWRITGAKRFITHACGFDDKPSIILTLARTGSPTSGARGLSFFIVKSEDVEIAGIEKKMGLHCSPTCEVVYENSPGILIGEEGYGLVKYSMAMMNGARLSIAGQAMGIGAAAYYEAKKYADEREQFGKKIRNIPAVKKMLDLMDREILAMRSILQEASRSIDLYHWKSEKMKESGVDEREIKKDENIKKWEKLANLFTPLSKYYITEQANKIAFDALQIHGGAGYTYDYDISRIYRDVRITNIYEGTTQLQVVAAIGGIVTGLGTKGILRQYLDEEMSSFSPSRELTENRQKLEDSHSIYTSLENGTSKDEVAFELVESATRVIIGLVLERGLKKLDGDSKKERAALIHSYNLDSSALLEYNKIRIENKKSPALV